Proteins encoded within one genomic window of Deinococcus aquaedulcis:
- a CDS encoding AAA family ATPase, which produces MRPISSPRRSPSSARAACWTPWRRAGPSCCRPSHREALRGDVACGQNGRCKPPAGTLTLSAMRLHRLRLHGYKRFLHPVSLLVSPKITALTGLNEAGKSSVLSALAQLMTMGWLPDDLNQRRTGRQPVLQADYVLSEDERQEYDGLCLVEPPTTLQVTKAVDGKVTYALSPTPRYSRAARDQAIQHLTALLNPKKHEGGTLLLVLKAAGMLPFYGLLEELKADAPLSEAGEKLLNQLADGGAAAYVFASPEPDVLAAMKEDFGEFRFVLAAQEEELSAAVHSVVKFQWPHIAFFDPSLQALPRQIELNDQTPEQNDALHKFVALMSWGGADGLSLRRLVQKGETRKASSVLSGAERGINSRLKQAWPTSAVEVRFRLEGTLLTLDLVESATAEHQDISLRSQGLQHFLALVAFVQRHHRHDHGVVLLMDEPDTHLHVDAQRLVIQALERLPGGIQVVYTTHSPFALPADLSAVREVKADLAIGTSTIENHVWHNASTGLMGLYVRMGAASATATAARAVLVVEGETDFVVLPKMLAEVLGEPLDVLCLPGYAHAKKTPLAYEEAALRVAYLFDGDEPGQAYRRQLLARGIPEARVHTLAEGTELEDYLDADLYCQAVQAALTIWGQAPLPITAAQLPGPDRHGQVEHLAQAAGREAPTKQAIMAQVLERWPELERHLDEVRRAAFLGIAQALKAALEPQPKRSQRKRE; this is translated from the coding sequence TTGAGGCCCATCAGTTCACCCAGGAGGTCACCTTCTTCGGCGCGCGCAGCCTGCTGGACGCCCTGGCGGAGGGCCGGCCCGAGTTGCTGCCGCCCGTCACACCGTGAGGCGCTTCGCGGCGACGTGGCCTGCGGTCAGAACGGCCGGTGTAAACCGCCAGCCGGTACACTGACCCTCTCTGCCATGCGACTCCACCGCCTCCGCCTGCACGGGTACAAGCGTTTCCTTCACCCCGTTTCACTGCTGGTCAGCCCCAAGATCACCGCCCTGACGGGCCTGAACGAGGCAGGCAAGTCCAGTGTCCTCTCGGCCCTCGCGCAGCTCATGACCATGGGGTGGCTGCCTGACGATCTCAACCAGCGGCGAACCGGCCGCCAGCCGGTGTTGCAAGCGGACTACGTTCTGAGCGAGGACGAACGCCAAGAATACGACGGTCTGTGTCTGGTCGAACCGCCCACCACGCTCCAGGTGACGAAGGCCGTGGATGGAAAGGTGACCTACGCCTTGTCCCCCACGCCGAGGTACAGCCGGGCCGCCCGGGACCAAGCCATCCAGCACCTGACGGCGCTTCTGAATCCCAAAAAACACGAAGGGGGCACCTTGTTGCTGGTCTTGAAGGCGGCAGGGATGCTTCCATTTTATGGCCTTCTGGAAGAACTCAAGGCAGACGCGCCCCTCAGTGAAGCGGGCGAAAAACTGCTGAATCAACTGGCGGACGGCGGCGCAGCTGCTTACGTGTTCGCCAGTCCCGAACCAGACGTGCTCGCCGCCATGAAGGAGGACTTTGGGGAATTTCGGTTTGTACTCGCCGCACAGGAAGAAGAACTCAGCGCTGCCGTGCACAGCGTGGTGAAGTTTCAATGGCCCCACATTGCCTTCTTTGACCCCAGCCTGCAGGCGTTGCCAAGGCAGATCGAGCTGAACGATCAGACGCCAGAGCAGAATGATGCGCTCCACAAGTTCGTGGCGCTGATGAGCTGGGGCGGCGCAGACGGGCTGTCCCTCAGGCGATTGGTCCAGAAGGGCGAGACTCGGAAAGCGTCTTCGGTTCTCTCCGGTGCAGAGCGCGGCATCAACAGCCGCCTGAAACAGGCGTGGCCCACCAGCGCTGTCGAGGTGCGCTTCCGCCTTGAAGGCACCCTGCTCACGCTGGATCTGGTGGAGAGTGCGACCGCCGAACACCAGGACATCAGCCTGCGCAGCCAGGGGCTCCAGCACTTTTTGGCCCTGGTGGCCTTCGTGCAGCGGCATCACCGGCACGACCACGGCGTGGTGCTCCTCATGGACGAACCCGACACCCACCTGCACGTGGATGCGCAGCGGCTCGTGATTCAGGCCCTGGAACGGCTGCCCGGGGGCATTCAGGTCGTCTACACGACGCATTCGCCCTTTGCTTTGCCAGCGGACCTCAGTGCCGTGCGGGAAGTCAAAGCGGATCTGGCCATCGGCACGTCCACCATCGAAAACCATGTCTGGCACAACGCCTCCACGGGCCTCATGGGGCTCTACGTGCGGATGGGCGCGGCGAGCGCCACCGCGACGGCCGCGCGGGCAGTGCTGGTCGTGGAAGGGGAGACGGACTTTGTGGTCCTGCCGAAGATGTTGGCCGAGGTGCTGGGTGAACCCCTCGACGTGCTGTGCCTGCCGGGCTACGCCCACGCCAAGAAAACCCCGCTGGCCTATGAGGAGGCTGCCCTGCGGGTGGCCTACCTGTTTGACGGGGATGAACCTGGACAGGCCTACCGGCGGCAGCTCCTGGCCAGGGGCATTCCAGAAGCCCGGGTGCACACCCTGGCCGAGGGCACGGAACTGGAGGATTACCTGGACGCGGACCTGTACTGTCAGGCGGTGCAGGCGGCGCTCACCATCTGGGGCCAGGCGCCGCTGCCCATCACGGCCGCGCAGCTGCCTGGACCTGACCGGCATGGGCAGGTGGAGCATCTGGCCCAGGCAGCCGGCCGGGAAGCGCCCACGAAACAGGCGATCATGGCCCAGGTGCTGGAGCGCTGGCCAGAGCTGGAGCGGCATCTGGACGAAGTGCGGCGCGCCGCCTTTCTCGGCATCGCCCAGGCGCTCAAAGCGGCGCTGGAACCACAACCAAAGCGGAGCCAGCGCAAACGGGAGTAA